A portion of the Oxynema aestuarii AP17 genome contains these proteins:
- a CDS encoding GNAT family N-acetyltransferase: MEITYFDCLIRPWQPQDRHRCARIIETILREYGLGWEPQGADRDVLEVERCYLQAGGEFWAVERDGAIVATSAYTPIARGSRAVEIRKMYLLPEVRGRGLGRFLLQQLEAAIVRRQFQQIWIETASVLTEAIHLYESSGYRQANGVETPRCDRVYVKYLNS, translated from the coding sequence GTGGAAATAACATATTTTGACTGCTTAATTCGTCCGTGGCAACCGCAGGATCGCCATCGATGCGCTCGCATTATCGAAACTATTTTGCGAGAATATGGATTGGGGTGGGAACCCCAAGGAGCCGATCGCGATGTTTTAGAAGTCGAACGTTGCTACCTGCAAGCAGGGGGCGAGTTTTGGGCGGTCGAACGGGACGGGGCGATCGTCGCTACATCCGCCTACACGCCGATCGCCCGTGGAAGTCGTGCGGTCGAAATTCGTAAAATGTATTTATTACCCGAGGTTAGAGGACGGGGATTAGGTCGTTTTTTACTGCAACAACTCGAAGCGGCGATCGTCCGGCGTCAGTTTCAGCAAATCTGGATTGAAACCGCCAGCGTCCTCACAGAAGCTATTCATCTTTACGAAAGTAGTGGCTACCGACAGGCGAACGGCGTAGAAACCCCCCGTTGCGATCGCGTTTATGTCAAATATCTAAATTCTTGA
- a CDS encoding response regulator encodes MNTPSPPSLNSWLRSVSQVAAILVTCIGSLALVGWIFDIALLKSVLPGLVTMKANTAIGFILGGVSLCLWHTQQMLVRRSRDRLRLTYLSLALSAIVFAIGLLTLVQYIHGFNFGIDELFFKDDLDAVGTSAPGRMAPNSAFNFLIVGLAGMMLAGNYWKTQAYQLLSLSAFLVAFLGFLGYAYQVKTLYGIGSYTQMALHTAIAFMLYSVGLLLAQSDRGLMAVFTIDNAGGLMARRLAPAAIAIPPFLGALILFGYRQRAYDTEIGLSLLAVLNIVVFAVLTWWNAKSLSRLDIKRQRAEAQSRIDAQAAAQALAHLSAIVDNLADGLLVIDLNGRVARFNPALVKMFGLEGQDLTGQDCESVFKGQLIDLVGEIQKDPKQVLTAEIDLVHGHWGQASIAGIVTADDRHGAQCLGSVLLIRDVTAEKQVDRMKTDFISTVSHELRTPLTSVLGFTKIIQKKLEDNIFPLVPVEDRKVKRTIRQVGDNIEIILSEGQRLTALINDVLDIAKMEAGKIEWHLESLDLGEIARRAILTTTSLFESKGIVCEADIPENLPEILADRHRLLQVFINLISNAVKFTDRGSVTCRIDREGDRLVVRIVDTGIGIAPDDLDKVFEKFKQVGETLTDKPKGTGLGLPICKQIIEYHGGEIGVESELGCGSTFFFSLPLAAAGSERTQKLDLDLLLRQLKDRALPAPDRDSAAKTILVVDDDPSIREYLRQELVAEGYQVCQAKDGIEAIEQAKALHPHLIVLDVMMPKMNGFDVAAVLKNDPQTMDIPIVILSILEDKERGFRIGIDRYLTKPVDPESLIEAIGSLLSLGSSRKKVLIVDEDVSTLKTLTKVLVARGYTVVEASNEVECIEQAIRVRPDMIVVDSYLSEQHNIVQTLRLEKGLENVFFLLLSQQANAIAGDSRVE; translated from the coding sequence ATGAATACTCCTTCTCCGCCTTCCCTGAATAGCTGGTTGCGCTCGGTTTCCCAAGTTGCGGCCATTTTAGTGACCTGTATCGGTAGCTTGGCACTGGTGGGCTGGATATTTGATATTGCGCTGCTCAAAAGCGTCTTACCCGGCTTAGTCACCATGAAAGCCAATACGGCGATCGGCTTTATTTTAGGGGGAGTTTCCTTATGCTTGTGGCACACTCAGCAGATGCTGGTGCGACGATCGCGCGATCGCCTGCGGCTGACCTATCTGAGTCTCGCCTTATCCGCGATCGTCTTCGCCATCGGTTTGCTGACCTTAGTGCAGTACATCCACGGCTTCAACTTCGGCATCGACGAACTCTTTTTTAAAGACGATCTCGATGCAGTCGGAACCTCCGCCCCCGGTCGCATGGCACCCAACAGCGCCTTCAACTTCCTAATCGTGGGGTTAGCCGGGATGATGCTCGCCGGGAATTATTGGAAAACCCAGGCTTACCAACTGCTGAGCTTGAGTGCGTTTCTGGTCGCCTTTCTGGGCTTTCTCGGCTACGCCTATCAAGTCAAAACCCTGTATGGGATAGGTTCTTACACCCAGATGGCCTTGCACACGGCGATCGCCTTCATGCTTTACAGTGTGGGCTTGCTGTTGGCGCAAAGCGATCGCGGCTTGATGGCGGTGTTCACCATCGACAATGCGGGCGGACTGATGGCGCGGCGCTTGGCCCCGGCGGCGATCGCCATTCCCCCCTTTTTAGGCGCCTTGATTCTGTTCGGCTATCGCCAGCGCGCTTACGATACCGAAATCGGTCTGTCCCTACTCGCCGTCCTCAACATCGTCGTTTTTGCCGTCCTCACCTGGTGGAACGCCAAATCTCTGAGCCGCTTGGACATCAAACGCCAGCGCGCCGAAGCCCAAAGCCGGATCGACGCTCAAGCTGCCGCCCAAGCCCTCGCCCACCTGAGCGCGATCGTGGATAACCTCGCCGACGGCTTACTCGTGATCGACTTAAACGGGCGCGTCGCCCGCTTCAATCCCGCCCTCGTCAAAATGTTCGGTTTGGAAGGACAAGACCTCACCGGACAGGACTGCGAGAGCGTCTTTAAAGGCCAATTGATCGATTTGGTCGGCGAAATCCAAAAAGATCCGAAACAGGTGCTGACGGCGGAAATAGACCTCGTTCACGGCCATTGGGGACAAGCCTCGATCGCCGGAATTGTCACCGCCGACGATCGCCACGGCGCGCAATGCTTGGGATCGGTGCTGTTGATTCGCGATGTCACCGCCGAGAAACAAGTGGACCGCATGAAAACCGATTTTATCTCCACGGTTTCCCACGAACTGCGAACCCCGTTAACCTCGGTATTGGGCTTTACCAAAATTATTCAGAAAAAACTCGAAGATAATATCTTCCCCCTCGTTCCCGTGGAAGACCGCAAAGTCAAACGGACGATCCGCCAAGTCGGGGATAATATCGAGATTATTTTATCCGAAGGTCAACGACTGACGGCGCTGATTAACGACGTTCTCGATATCGCCAAAATGGAAGCGGGAAAGATCGAGTGGCATTTAGAAAGCCTCGACCTCGGGGAAATTGCCCGACGGGCGATCTTGACGACCACTTCCCTGTTCGAGTCGAAAGGGATTGTCTGCGAGGCGGACATTCCGGAAAACTTGCCCGAAATTCTCGCCGATCGCCACCGCCTGTTGCAAGTGTTTATCAACCTGATTTCCAACGCCGTTAAATTCACCGATCGCGGTTCGGTTACCTGTCGGATCGACCGGGAAGGCGATCGCCTCGTCGTGCGGATCGTCGATACTGGAATCGGCATCGCCCCGGACGATTTAGATAAAGTCTTCGAGAAATTCAAGCAAGTGGGCGAAACCCTCACCGACAAACCGAAAGGAACCGGGTTGGGCTTGCCGATTTGCAAGCAGATTATCGAATATCACGGCGGCGAGATCGGGGTAGAAAGTGAATTGGGATGCGGCAGCACCTTCTTCTTCAGTTTGCCCCTCGCGGCGGCGGGGAGCGAACGAACCCAGAAACTCGATTTAGATTTACTTCTGAGACAGTTAAAAGATCGGGCACTACCCGCCCCCGATCGCGATTCCGCCGCTAAAACCATCCTCGTCGTCGATGACGACCCCTCGATCCGGGAATACTTACGTCAGGAACTGGTCGCCGAAGGCTATCAAGTGTGTCAGGCGAAAGACGGAATCGAGGCGATCGAACAGGCGAAAGCCTTGCATCCCCACCTGATCGTGTTGGATGTCATGATGCCGAAAATGAACGGCTTTGACGTGGCGGCGGTACTCAAAAACGACCCGCAGACGATGGACATTCCGATCGTGATCTTGTCGATTCTCGAAGATAAAGAACGGGGTTTTCGCATCGGGATCGATCGCTATTTGACCAAACCCGTCGATCCTGAGTCTCTGATCGAGGCGATCGGTTCTCTGCTCTCTTTGGGCAGTTCTCGCAAAAAAGTTTTGATCGTCGATGAAGACGTTTCTACCCTCAAAACCTTAACGAAAGTTTTAGTGGCTAGAGGCTACACCGTCGTGGAAGCGTCTAACGAGGTCGAATGCATCGAACAGGCGATTCGGGTGCGTCCGGATATGATTGTTGTCGATTCTTACTTGTCGGAACAACACAATATCGTCCAAACGTTGCGGTTGGAAAAAGGATTGGAGAATGTATTTTTTCTGTTACTATCACAGCAGGCGAACGCGATCGCGGGGGACAGTAGGGTCGAATGA
- a CDS encoding GAF domain-containing sensor histidine kinase, giving the protein MTRINLKRLCAKKETQSLIKEIVGEIDPTVSIRDREGRCLVGNDRDDDRETEAKKYPIEVAGETLGWAIGDRGGATLAKLVSHLAQKEFEKKTLANEALDKYREITLLYDLSQKLTASLEFNEVAKLVMDEVQRMMQASGGCLMLLDRTGATLETVAGFGEDPQGSTRVQLGRGIVGGAIASSGGEIVNDVSRDPRHDDTDPERGSLLCVPLKTKDRAIGGIAIACEQTETYKAADLKRLTMLASQAATAIENAILHEQKLEESRREALLFRLSSQIRYSLNLDWILETAVGEIRTLLDVDRCWFMWYRGDFESGDWEIVKESRDRQLASVLGSYRAEQIQGWLSSCDREAVIRADDLDRCADVPGRQLFQDCGLSEIVALPIRTRSGEMGVVVCGNTSKRRPWSDREVELLAAVANQLAIAVDQAQMYAEAANSAKAAQAQAEKLQAILSELQETQAQLIQSEKMSSLGQLIAGVAHEINNPVNFIYGNLSHASQYSQDLIGLIECYQKHYPDPHPEVQAEIEAVDLDFLVEDLPKIIASMQVGAERIRQIVLTLRNFSRLDEAQMKAVNLHEGIESTLLILHNRLKGKNGRPGIEIVKNFDSLPNVECYASQMNQVFMNILSNAIDALEYHPQELRKISITTQSIRGSRSPLAGDRPGSFDEVRSVAIRIADNGPGMSPEVKNRLFDPFFTTKPVGKGTGLGLSIGYQIVVEKHGGTIQCVSQPGEGTEFWIEIPVKPGIVQPKSIQWHAETSREKKSIKPRAKLQQFMA; this is encoded by the coding sequence ATGACCAGAATCAACCTAAAAAGACTGTGTGCGAAAAAAGAGACCCAATCTTTAATTAAGGAGATTGTGGGGGAGATCGATCCGACCGTATCGATTCGAGATCGAGAAGGGCGTTGTTTGGTCGGCAACGATCGCGACGACGATCGCGAAACGGAAGCGAAAAAATACCCCATTGAGGTTGCGGGAGAGACCTTGGGATGGGCGATCGGCGATCGCGGCGGGGCGACCCTTGCTAAATTAGTTTCTCATTTAGCTCAAAAAGAATTTGAAAAGAAAACCCTCGCCAACGAAGCCCTAGATAAATATCGAGAAATCACCTTACTTTACGACCTCTCGCAAAAATTAACCGCCTCTTTGGAATTCAACGAAGTGGCCAAATTGGTCATGGATGAAGTCCAACGCATGATGCAGGCGAGTGGGGGCTGTTTGATGTTGCTCGATCGCACGGGGGCCACCTTAGAAACTGTAGCGGGATTTGGCGAAGATCCGCAAGGGAGTACCCGGGTGCAGTTAGGTCGAGGGATAGTCGGCGGGGCGATCGCCAGTAGCGGCGGCGAAATCGTCAACGACGTCAGCCGCGACCCGCGCCACGACGACACCGACCCGGAAAGGGGATCGTTGCTGTGCGTTCCCCTCAAGACCAAAGATCGGGCGATCGGCGGCATTGCGATCGCCTGCGAACAGACCGAAACCTATAAAGCTGCCGACTTAAAACGGCTGACCATGCTCGCCTCCCAGGCGGCGACGGCGATCGAAAATGCGATCCTGCACGAACAAAAACTCGAAGAAAGTCGCCGGGAAGCACTGCTGTTCCGCCTGTCGAGCCAAATTCGCTACTCCTTAAACCTCGATTGGATTCTCGAAACTGCCGTCGGCGAAATTCGCACGTTGCTCGATGTCGATCGCTGCTGGTTCATGTGGTATCGGGGCGATTTTGAATCCGGAGATTGGGAAATCGTCAAAGAATCCCGCGATCGCCAGTTGGCGAGCGTTTTGGGAAGCTATCGGGCCGAACAGATCCAGGGGTGGCTGTCGAGTTGCGATCGAGAAGCGGTGATTCGGGCCGACGATCTCGATCGGTGCGCCGATGTCCCCGGACGCCAACTGTTTCAAGACTGCGGTTTGAGCGAGATCGTGGCGTTACCGATCCGCACGCGATCGGGGGAAATGGGGGTAGTGGTGTGCGGAAACACCAGCAAACGGCGTCCGTGGAGCGATCGTGAAGTCGAACTCCTCGCCGCCGTCGCCAACCAATTGGCGATCGCCGTCGATCAAGCCCAAATGTACGCCGAAGCCGCCAACAGCGCCAAAGCTGCCCAAGCGCAAGCGGAAAAACTACAAGCGATTTTATCCGAACTTCAAGAAACCCAAGCGCAATTGATTCAAAGCGAGAAAATGTCGAGCTTGGGTCAGTTGATCGCCGGAGTCGCCCACGAAATCAACAACCCGGTTAACTTTATTTACGGGAATCTGTCTCATGCGTCTCAATACAGCCAAGATCTGATCGGCTTAATCGAATGCTACCAAAAGCATTATCCCGATCCGCATCCGGAAGTCCAAGCCGAAATCGAAGCCGTCGATCTCGATTTTTTGGTCGAAGATCTGCCGAAAATCATCGCTTCGATGCAAGTGGGAGCTGAAAGAATCCGCCAAATTGTCTTAACCTTACGCAACTTTTCCCGTCTCGACGAAGCCCAGATGAAAGCAGTGAACCTGCACGAAGGGATCGAGAGTACGCTGCTGATCCTGCACAATCGCTTGAAAGGCAAAAATGGCCGACCCGGGATCGAAATTGTCAAAAACTTTGACAGTTTGCCGAATGTGGAATGCTATGCCAGCCAGATGAATCAAGTGTTCATGAACATTTTGAGCAACGCGATCGACGCCCTGGAATATCACCCGCAAGAGTTGCGTAAAATTTCGATTACCACCCAGAGCATTCGGGGGTCTAGATCGCCGTTGGCGGGCGATCGCCCGGGCAGTTTCGACGAGGTGCGATCGGTCGCGATCCGCATCGCCGATAACGGACCGGGGATGAGTCCGGAAGTCAAAAATCGCTTGTTCGATCCCTTTTTCACGACGAAACCCGTCGGGAAAGGAACGGGTTTGGGCTTGTCGATCGGCTATCAGATTGTGGTGGAAAAACACGGCGGTACGATCCAATGTGTTTCGCAACCGGGAGAAGGCACGGAATTCTGGATTGAAATCCCCGTCAAACCCGGCATCGTCCAGCCCAAATCCATTCAGTGGCACGCCGAAACGAGTCGCGAAAAAAAGTCCATCAAACCTAGAGCGAAGTTACAGCAGTTTATGGCCTGA
- a CDS encoding EamA family transporter, whose amino-acid sequence MTWLIFAFLNALFESLKDVFSKKGLRYCDEYLVSWALWFFADLVLLPSLFFMPIPELNARFWWALAIGGTLNSICAVLYIKAIKLSDLSITLPIVTFTPIFLFITSPLIVGEFPSAIDFVGVMAIVTGAYFLNLKQRSLGYLAPFRALMAEKGPRLMLVVAFLWSIAANFDKVGLENSSPLFWVISLFSFISVALFPLVVYKSRNFTGKLRRGWRSLALMGLAFAIAVSCQMQAVSMTLVVQAIAIKRTSVLMGVLWGALFFKEKGITERFLGASIMILGVVVMSLF is encoded by the coding sequence ATGACTTGGTTGATTTTTGCTTTTCTCAACGCTTTGTTTGAATCCCTCAAAGATGTTTTTAGTAAAAAAGGTTTGCGATATTGTGACGAATATCTAGTTTCTTGGGCGCTTTGGTTTTTTGCCGATTTAGTTTTACTGCCCTCCTTGTTTTTTATGCCGATTCCCGAATTAAATGCTCGGTTTTGGTGGGCGTTGGCGATCGGCGGGACGCTCAATAGTATCTGTGCAGTTTTATATATTAAAGCGATTAAGCTTTCGGATTTGTCAATTACCCTGCCGATTGTTACGTTCACGCCGATTTTCTTATTTATCACGTCTCCGTTAATTGTCGGCGAGTTTCCCAGTGCGATCGATTTTGTCGGGGTGATGGCGATCGTGACTGGGGCTTATTTTCTCAATTTAAAACAGCGATCGCTCGGCTATTTGGCGCCATTTCGGGCGTTGATGGCCGAAAAAGGACCGCGATTGATGTTGGTGGTGGCATTTTTGTGGAGTATTGCCGCTAATTTTGATAAAGTCGGTCTGGAAAATTCTTCGCCGTTGTTTTGGGTGATTTCTCTGTTTAGTTTTATTAGTGTGGCGTTGTTTCCCCTGGTGGTTTATAAATCGCGCAATTTCACTGGGAAACTGCGGCGGGGATGGCGGAGTTTGGCACTAATGGGATTGGCGTTTGCGATCGCGGTGAGTTGTCAAATGCAGGCGGTGAGTATGACGTTGGTGGTACAGGCGATCGCCATCAAACGAACGAGCGTGTTAATGGGGGTATTGTGGGGAGCTTTATTTTTTAAAGAAAAAGGGATTACGGAGCGCTTTCTAGGGGCGTCTATTATGATTTTAGGGGTCGTGGTGATGAGTCTTTTTTGA
- a CDS encoding ATP-binding protein → MSGPIEREERYFILPKRTKIPKPFFWGTIAICVLPFLLNRFGVDFGTYEAPFPFEEASQLHPHELANALHHTLAGSFVHTMLEWSAFCAAIFTVVLAFTHYNLTGEITTPIIGVALFCSGVMDAFHTLAADRLIEAVAGNENLIPFTWAICRLFNAAIAIVGVSIFLVKNPRLEREQQGSNVVFLLSISGLFGAIAYGAIYLCATSDSLPQTMFEGTLFARPWDVVPLVLFAIAGIWLYPRFHRRFPSVFSHALILSVVPNIATQAHMAFGSTELFDNDFNIGHFLKIVAYLVPLIGLILDYARTYQGIRQMNDALNIEIGERKQAETALQQAHDELELRVRQRTQELSESNSQLQSEIDRRVKMQAQVQRAKETSEEALAYLSTIIDNLADGLLVTDSLGQVTRFNSALVRLFGLEEPELIGKPCDEVLSPQVAELVAQTKGHPRQVFTAEIDLGNHRIGQALATAIAKRGDRAVSNGNTVREAIALDGDCLGTAILIRDVTAEKEVDRMKTDFISTVSHELRTPLTSVLGFAKIIKKKFDDTIVPVVPLDDRKVQRTVKQVGNNIEIILSEGQRLTALINDVLDIAKMEAGKIEWHFELSDMGQVVKRAIAATSSLLEAKDLQVVEVIDEELPEVFVDRDRLIQVMINLISNAVKFTSEGSITCHVTRIENHLSVSVADTGIGIAPEDLDKVFEKFKQVGETLTDKPQGTGLGLPICKQIIEHHGGRIWVESEVGRGSTFSFTLPISPTSAEQSQKLNLDLLLRQLKEHVVTTTPEIDRHTKTILVVDDDASIREYLRQELEAEQYCVREAKDGMEAIEQAKSLHPDLIVLDVMMPKMNGFDVAAVLKNDPQTMNIPIVILSIVQDKERGFRIGIDRYFTKPVETESLLEEIGTLLARGSSRKKILIVDEDVSTVKVLAEVLQTQGYTVSEASNGRECIEKALTVKPDTIIVDSIFVNQHNLMQLLRFEKGLENVLFILLDKKP, encoded by the coding sequence ATGAGCGGGCCAATCGAGCGAGAAGAGAGATATTTTATTTTGCCGAAACGAACGAAAATTCCCAAACCTTTCTTTTGGGGAACGATCGCGATTTGCGTCCTCCCCTTTCTGTTAAACCGCTTCGGAGTAGACTTCGGCACTTACGAAGCCCCCTTTCCCTTCGAGGAAGCGAGCCAACTGCACCCCCACGAACTGGCGAATGCACTTCACCACACCTTAGCCGGAAGTTTCGTGCATACGATGTTGGAGTGGAGCGCTTTTTGTGCGGCCATTTTTACCGTCGTTTTAGCGTTTACGCACTATAACTTAACCGGAGAAATTACCACGCCCATCATCGGGGTGGCCCTGTTTTGTTCCGGGGTGATGGACGCTTTCCATACCCTGGCGGCGGATCGTCTGATCGAAGCGGTGGCGGGTAACGAGAATCTGATCCCGTTTACTTGGGCGATTTGTCGCTTATTTAACGCGGCGATCGCGATCGTCGGCGTCAGTATTTTTCTGGTCAAAAATCCGCGCCTGGAACGAGAGCAACAAGGGAGTAATGTGGTCTTCTTGCTCTCTATCAGTGGCTTATTCGGGGCGATCGCCTACGGCGCGATCTACCTGTGCGCCACCAGCGATTCCCTACCGCAAACTATGTTTGAGGGTACCCTATTCGCCCGTCCCTGGGATGTAGTCCCGTTAGTCCTGTTCGCGATCGCCGGAATCTGGCTTTACCCGCGCTTCCACCGCCGTTTTCCCAGTGTCTTTTCCCACGCCCTCATCCTCAGCGTCGTTCCCAATATCGCCACCCAAGCACACATGGCGTTCGGTTCGACGGAACTGTTCGATAACGACTTTAATATCGGTCACTTTCTCAAGATCGTGGCCTATCTCGTCCCCTTAATCGGCCTCATCTTAGACTACGCCCGCACCTACCAGGGCATTCGCCAGATGAATGACGCTCTCAATATCGAAATTGGAGAGCGCAAACAAGCCGAAACCGCCTTACAACAAGCTCACGACGAGTTAGAACTGCGCGTCCGACAGCGCACCCAGGAACTGTCCGAATCCAACAGCCAATTGCAATCGGAAATCGATCGCCGGGTGAAGATGCAAGCACAGGTGCAACGGGCCAAGGAAACTAGCGAAGAAGCTCTCGCCTACTTGAGTACGATTATCGACAATCTCGCCGATGGCTTGCTGGTGACCGACAGTCTCGGTCAGGTTACCCGGTTTAATAGTGCTTTGGTGAGATTGTTCGGCTTGGAAGAACCGGAGTTGATCGGTAAACCCTGCGATGAGGTCCTCAGTCCCCAAGTGGCGGAGTTGGTCGCCCAAACCAAAGGTCATCCCCGACAGGTGTTTACCGCCGAGATCGATTTGGGGAACCATCGCATCGGTCAGGCGTTGGCGACGGCGATCGCGAAGCGGGGCGATCGCGCCGTCTCGAATGGGAATACTGTTCGAGAGGCGATCGCCCTCGATGGCGACTGTTTGGGAACGGCGATTTTAATTCGCGACGTGACGGCGGAAAAAGAAGTCGATCGCATGAAAACCGATTTTATTTCTACGGTTTCTCACGAATTGCGAACCCCGTTAACCTCGGTGTTGGGCTTTGCCAAAATTATTAAAAAGAAATTTGACGATACCATCGTCCCCGTGGTACCACTCGACGATCGCAAAGTACAACGCACGGTCAAGCAAGTGGGCAACAATATCGAGATTATTTTGTCGGAAGGACAGCGACTGACGGCGCTGATTAACGACGTTCTCGATATTGCCAAGATGGAGGCGGGAAAGATCGAATGGCATTTTGAATTAAGCGATATGGGTCAAGTGGTGAAACGGGCGATCGCCGCGACCAGTTCGCTATTAGAAGCCAAGGATTTACAGGTGGTTGAAGTAATTGACGAGGAGTTACCGGAAGTTTTCGTCGATCGCGATCGTCTCATTCAAGTGATGATTAACTTGATTTCTAATGCGGTAAAATTTACCTCGGAAGGGTCGATAACCTGTCACGTTACCCGGATTGAAAATCATTTATCGGTCAGCGTCGCCGATACGGGGATTGGCATCGCCCCCGAAGACCTCGATAAGGTGTTTGAAAAGTTCAAACAAGTCGGTGAAACTCTCACCGACAAACCCCAAGGAACGGGGTTGGGATTGCCGATTTGCAAGCAAATTATCGAACATCACGGCGGTCGCATTTGGGTAGAAAGTGAAGTGGGACGCGGCAGCACGTTTTCGTTTACCCTTCCCATTTCTCCAACTTCCGCAGAGCAATCGCAAAAACTCAATTTGGATTTATTGCTGCGACAGTTAAAAGAACACGTGGTCACGACTACCCCGGAAATCGACCGCCATACTAAAACAATTCTCGTCGTCGATGATGACGCTTCGATCCGGGAATACTTGCGCCAAGAACTCGAAGCCGAACAGTATTGCGTCCGAGAGGCGAAAGATGGCATGGAGGCGATCGAACAGGCGAAAAGTTTGCATCCGGACTTGATCGTTCTCGATGTCATGATGCCGAAAATGAACGGCTTTGACGTGGCGGCGGTGCTGAAAAATGACCCGCAGACGATGAATATCCCGATCGTGATTCTCTCGATCGTTCAAGATAAAGAACGAGGATTTCGGATCGGGATCGATCGCTACTTCACCAAACCTGTCGAAACGGAAAGTCTCCTCGAAGAAATTGGTACCCTCCTGGCGCGCGGCAGTTCTCGTAAAAAGATTTTGATCGTCGATGAAGATGTTTCGACGGTTAAGGTTTTAGCTGAAGTTTTGCAAACTCAAGGGTATACGGTCAGTGAAGCCTCGAACGGACGGGAATGTATTGAGAAAGCATTGACGGTCAAACCGGATACGATTATTGTCGATTCAATTTTCGTCAACCAGCATAATTTGATGCAATTACTGCGGTTTGAGAAGGGGTTGGAAAATGTCTTGTTTATTTTGTTGGATAAGAAGCCGTAA
- a CDS encoding TRAP transporter substrate-binding protein gives MKRRHLLSNAAMGGAIATAVVACGRTSSGPGVQAGSLPRIRWQMATSWPKTLDTIFGGAQSVCDRVAAMTDGRFQITPFAAGELAPGLQVLDAVQSGSVQCGHTAGYYYIGKNPAFAFATALPFGLNGQQQNAWLYQGGGLELMQKLYADFNIINFPAGNTGVQMGGWFKKQIDSLADLKGLKMRIPGLGGQVMDRLDVNVQVLPGGEIYLALERGAIDAAEWVGPYDDEKLGLQNAAPFYYYPGWWEPGPTLEVLVNRSQWDTLPKEYQEIFKTAAYEANMTMLAKYDHLNSQTLLKLMEGGTQFKPFSEEIMKAAQTASFELYEENASQEPTFKEIYEQWKAFRDRLYQWNAINELSFANFAFKAQ, from the coding sequence ATGAAACGCAGACATCTTCTCAGTAATGCGGCAATGGGAGGGGCGATCGCTACTGCAGTCGTCGCCTGCGGTCGCACGTCTTCCGGACCGGGGGTGCAAGCGGGCAGTTTACCCCGAATTCGCTGGCAAATGGCCACCAGTTGGCCGAAAACCCTCGATACGATCTTCGGTGGCGCCCAAAGCGTCTGCGATCGCGTCGCCGCCATGACCGACGGACGCTTTCAAATTACCCCGTTTGCGGCGGGAGAATTAGCCCCCGGGTTGCAAGTTTTAGATGCGGTTCAAAGCGGTAGCGTCCAATGCGGTCATACTGCCGGATATTATTACATCGGCAAGAATCCAGCATTTGCTTTTGCTACTGCACTCCCCTTTGGTTTGAACGGTCAACAACAAAATGCTTGGCTGTATCAAGGAGGGGGTTTGGAATTGATGCAAAAACTTTATGCCGATTTCAATATTATTAATTTCCCGGCTGGAAATACCGGAGTTCAAATGGGGGGATGGTTTAAAAAACAGATCGATAGTCTCGCCGATCTCAAGGGTTTAAAAATGCGGATTCCCGGCTTGGGGGGTCAAGTCATGGATCGCTTAGATGTCAACGTCCAAGTGTTACCCGGTGGAGAGATTTATTTAGCCTTAGAACGCGGGGCGATCGATGCGGCGGAGTGGGTCGGTCCTTACGATGACGAAAAACTCGGCTTACAAAATGCCGCCCCTTTCTATTACTATCCCGGCTGGTGGGAACCCGGTCCGACTTTAGAAGTGTTGGTGAACCGATCGCAGTGGGATACGTTGCCGAAAGAATACCAAGAAATTTTTAAAACGGCAGCTTATGAAGCTAATATGACCATGTTGGCGAAATACGACCATCTCAACAGTCAGACCTTACTGAAGTTAATGGAGGGGGGAACCCAGTTCAAGCCGTTTAGCGAAGAGATTATGAAAGCGGCACAAACTGCGTCATTTGAATTGTACGAAGAAAATGCCAGTCAAGAGCCGACGTTTAAGGAAATTTACGAACAGTGGAAGGCGTTTCGCGATCGCCTCTATCAGTGGAATGCGATTAACGAGTTGAGTTTTGCCAATTTTGCATTTAAGGCGCAGTAA